A section of the Roseivirga sp. BDSF3-8 genome encodes:
- the fahA gene encoding fumarylacetoacetase, protein MTLKANDPSRKSWVTVEPNSDFPIQNLPFGVFRVSGGDARIGVAIGEYVLDLAAVQEAGYFNIGQLPAGIFKNQYLNPFMELGKAITRDVRERVSQLLLDSNDELASAPGVYDKFLLKQADVEMLMPVFVRDYTDFYSSREHATNVGTMFRGKDNALMPNWLHLPVGYHGRASSIVVSGTPTKRPKGQTKNDDEEQPSFGPTKRLDFELEMAFITSQATAMGESIAADEAENYIFGMVLFNDWSARDIQKWEYVPLGPFLGKNFSSVVSPWVVTMDALEPFRVAGPEQRPEPLPYLKTSGKKNIDIDLEVGIQPDGGEEKVVCHSNFKHMYWNINQQLAHHTVNGCNIGVGDMYASGTISGPEESAFGSMLEIAWKGTKPVQMPDGTERRFIHDGDTVIMRGHCEKDGLRIGFGEVRSKVLPAE, encoded by the coding sequence ATGACGCTCAAAGCCAACGACCCAAGCCGCAAGTCATGGGTCACCGTAGAACCAAACAGTGATTTCCCTATCCAAAACCTGCCTTTCGGCGTGTTCCGCGTAAGCGGAGGCGATGCCCGTATCGGGGTAGCCATCGGTGAGTATGTGCTGGACCTCGCTGCCGTACAGGAGGCCGGATACTTTAATATAGGCCAGTTGCCGGCTGGTATTTTCAAAAATCAGTACCTGAACCCCTTCATGGAGCTGGGCAAGGCCATCACCCGCGACGTGCGTGAGCGTGTCTCTCAACTGCTGCTGGACAGCAACGATGAGCTGGCCTCTGCACCCGGGGTGTACGACAAGTTTCTGCTGAAGCAGGCTGATGTAGAGATGCTTATGCCTGTGTTTGTACGGGACTACACGGACTTTTACAGCAGCCGCGAGCATGCCACCAACGTGGGTACCATGTTCCGGGGTAAGGACAATGCCCTGATGCCTAACTGGCTGCACCTGCCTGTAGGCTACCACGGCCGCGCTTCATCCATTGTGGTAAGCGGTACGCCTACTAAGCGTCCCAAAGGCCAGACGAAGAATGACGATGAGGAGCAGCCGTCATTCGGCCCTACGAAACGCCTGGATTTTGAACTGGAGATGGCCTTCATCACCAGCCAGGCCACAGCCATGGGTGAGTCCATTGCTGCCGATGAGGCCGAAAACTACATCTTCGGCATGGTGCTGTTTAATGACTGGTCGGCCCGTGACATACAGAAGTGGGAGTACGTTCCCCTCGGTCCCTTCCTGGGCAAAAACTTCTCCTCTGTGGTAAGCCCCTGGGTGGTGACTATGGATGCGCTGGAGCCTTTCCGTGTGGCAGGTCCGGAGCAGCGCCCTGAGCCCCTGCCTTACCTGAAAACGTCCGGGAAGAAAAATATCGACATTGACCTGGAAGTAGGTATACAGCCCGACGGAGGCGAGGAAAAAGTAGTGTGCCACAGTAACTTTAAGCACATGTACTGGAACATTAACCAGCAACTGGCCCACCATACGGTGAATGGGTGTAACATTGGGGTAGGCGATATGTATGCTTCCGGTACCATCAGTGGCCCGGAGGAGTCCGCATTTGGTAGTATGCTGGAGATAGCCTGGAAGGGCACGAAACCGGTGCAGATGCCTGACGGTACTGAGCGCCGCTTCATCCATGATGGTGATACGGTGATCATGCGCGGCCACTGTGAAAAGGACGGCCTGCGTATTGGCTTTGGTGAGGTGCGTAGTAAAGTACTACCTGCAGAGTGA
- a CDS encoding flavin reductase family protein: protein MLTFDPKEEAVAKVHGYLLGAIAPRPIAFASTIDKDGNVNLSPYSFFNCFGANPPTLVFSPARRVRDNTIKHTLENIREVPEVVINIANYPMVEQMSLASTEYDKGVNEFVKAGFEEAPSQRVKPPRVKDAPASFECVVKEVIETGQDGGAGNLVICEVVLAHIREDILDENKRIDPYKLDAVSRMGGNYYCRSTPDSIFEIEKPLQTKGIGVDGIPEPIRYSDVLTGNNLGRLGNVERLPSDDEVKAMAQDPEVKEMANRFGNTASTYRRELHKLAQKYLEKGETAQAWQVLLQDPEVQK from the coding sequence ATGCTGACGTTTGATCCAAAAGAAGAGGCCGTAGCCAAAGTACATGGCTACCTGCTGGGGGCGATTGCCCCCCGGCCTATTGCCTTTGCGAGTACGATAGATAAGGACGGAAACGTAAACCTGAGCCCTTACAGTTTCTTTAACTGCTTTGGGGCCAACCCGCCCACCCTGGTGTTTTCACCGGCGCGCCGGGTGCGTGACAACACAATAAAGCACACGCTGGAAAATATTCGCGAGGTACCGGAGGTGGTCATCAATATTGCGAACTACCCCATGGTGGAGCAGATGAGCCTGGCGAGTACGGAGTATGATAAGGGCGTGAACGAGTTTGTGAAAGCAGGCTTTGAGGAAGCCCCCAGCCAGCGGGTAAAGCCTCCGCGGGTAAAAGATGCCCCCGCCAGCTTTGAGTGTGTGGTAAAAGAAGTGATAGAGACGGGGCAGGATGGCGGGGCCGGTAACCTCGTTATCTGTGAGGTGGTGCTTGCCCATATTCGTGAGGACATCCTGGATGAGAACAAACGGATAGATCCTTATAAGCTTGATGCTGTGTCACGGATGGGAGGTAACTATTACTGCCGCTCCACGCCGGACAGTATCTTTGAAATAGAAAAGCCTCTGCAAACCAAGGGGATTGGTGTGGATGGTATACCTGAGCCCATCCGCTACAGTGATGTACTTACGGGAAATAACCTGGGGCGTCTTGGTAATGTGGAGCGATTGCCTTCTGATGATGAGGTGAAGGCCATGGCACAGGATCCGGAAGTGAAAGAGATGGCGAACCGCTTTGGTAATACGGCTTCTACATACAGAAGGGAATTGCACAAACTGGCTCAAAAGTACCTGGAGAAAGGGGAGACTGCCCAGGCATGGCAGGTGCTGCTACAAGACCCTGAAGTTCAGAAATAG